The Rhopalosiphum maidis isolate BTI-1 chromosome 2, ASM367621v3, whole genome shotgun sequence genome segment atatactaagtAGGATATATGTCatgttatataaaagttaataatccattatttataagaatatataaagaacatatataagttaaaaataaatgtatttgtccAGACATAAGACTAAAAGAACTTTTTAGATTGAAAAATCTTACttgtttaatagttataagcaGGTTTCAAATGATAAGTAGTTTTCTTTCAAGGTTTTTAACCTTAATCttccttaataatatttggaagtgattgtttagaaaaatatgttttttttatgcactaaaagttcaatttttaataccttaAACTAAGCATAAAAAAACCTTTTTCTGTCTAGCAGACAGCTGGTTTTTAGTgagtagaaaaattaaaatgtcgtGCTTTGCAATTGTAAGACCTTACTGTCCAAATCTGATTGATATATAAAGttttcattacattttgtCTAATATATCATCTACTAGACTGGTAAATAGGTTATTCCTGAGGTGCTAAATGATAATTTGGCAAATCTAGATACCAAGAAtggcaataataattcattatggaTTACCATATTGTCTTTAAAGGCATTTTTTGAAGCATGATAAAGAATATTACATTGAGtgaatcaaaatttatattaaagccatttttatcttataaatatttataataaaataaaatgattaatacaaagttttttgatttagaaatattttaaatcatgaagtttttttatatattcctacaatattttagatgGAATTTGAGGGTCAACTTTTTGTTGAAATTCAAGTGGGaaccaaaattttttttacaattgcaatttaaagaatttttttagaatattttgattcattaaaacagaaaattgagtattttgtgatttacaagtatttaaagtattcCGCTATCTAAGTGGAGTGGTACAGCTGTACAAAGATTTATTAAGATATCCCACAAAATACTTgtctaaatttcaatttttattttttagttttgttttttcttaaattttgttatttctcttagttacatttatttatattattatttcacagaTATGCCTGTAGAGCGTaccaatattcaaaataaaagaaaaaagtatAAGAGCAGGCAGAAAAATACTCCCAAACGAAAGCCAAATGGTTTGTCCTCATCTCAAATTAAACAACGTCGAAAAAGTGGTCCTTCACCTGGTCCAAGAAAAAAGGGTTCAATGACTCCTGAAAAAAAAGCATTAGCTGAAGAAcgcaaaaaaatgttaatcaaaCGTAAAGAAAtgttattggaaaaaaaacgattagcagcgatggataaaaaaaagaaagtaaatcaagaaaagaaaataatacaaaaaaagaaggtaaatttatttaattaatttttaataaattaatatgttaagataatttgtaaattttaattaattatagacaaTAGATTACTCAACTGATGATGagccaaaattatttaaagctgACAAACAGAATAAACCGCACACTAAATCCAATTCTGAGCAACCTGTTGATCAGTTACGAAATTGGATTGATAAATATGAAGAAGCTGTTACTAATCACTATTCACAAGAATTACGTGCTCGTTTATCTGCAATTAAACCAAATGGTAGTGTAACAACTGGAGAACTCCGTACCCCAGTCAAAATTCCGATTAGTAGAACAAAGATGTCCTTACTTCCTAGTGGGATAAaagtgtgtatattgtattagttttattttctaatattttatatatttatgttaatttttaaatttattcaacagATGTTAGTTAGTAGTTCAGTATTGACTAACAATCAACCTATAGTCGAAGTTAGGGGAAAATTTACTTGGACTGGTTCATTGGCATACAAAGATCCAATTCCCAATCGAACAGAcccatatgtatttttttatgtggtTCGATTTTCTACGGATTGTGATATAGAAGTTTGTGTTGATTGTCGTACATATGGTAATGATGCACGTTTTGTTCGACGCTCATGCAAACCAAATGCAGaggtaaaattgatttatttatttattaaaacattttttttgattttttttttttttttgctttagctaaaacattatattgaaaaaggtTCCATTCATTTGTACATAGTAGCAAATcgatatattgaaaaaaatacagaaattACCATAAATCATCAGGCTGCAGTTCCATTTAAACGATGTAATTGTGGTGATCCATCAACATGTACAGCTTCTATAAGCCCAATCCCTCATATAACAACACCACCTCTCCCTGTTGTACCAAAAAGTTCTTCTTCGTCGCCATTAATCGATCCTACTGTTAGTAATTCTTCGGATGATGAAAATAAACCTCAAAGAAACAAAAGAACTAGACAACAAAGAAATATGAagaaaccaaataaaaaaatagttaaaagaaCATTGCCTAAGGTTGAAACACCTCCACCTCCTCCTCCTCCACTACCATCTCTACTACCACATCCTCTTACACCAGTTAAAAGTAAAGAACCCAATGGACCAGGTCGGCCAAAAAGTCCTATCAAAAAGGTCGAAACAAGTCCTGAGCCTGACCTTAAAtctaataacaatgataataaactaGCGAAAAGAATGAATGaaatggtaatattttttataatacctaaataattaaatatgtttaaccataattttattctgtagTCAAGAGAAGAGAGAAAAATGGTAGCTATTATGAAAGCTTTTGAAAGAATGGAAAAAAAAGAAGCGCGAAAACAAGAATCGCGGTCACATAAAGATTCAGATACCTTCAATAATTCTTCACCTCATAATCTTAATAGAAACAGAGTTCGAAAAAGTGTTGTgaagtaagtatattttagattctgaatagattgtataataatatgtaaacactTTGGGTAAGATGCATTTCATTTTCTGTTTATTTAATCATCATTTAAATGTGGgttgttaaaatgtttgtatatagtgtatcaatggctaattatattttgagtttaaaaatcattattgaatCAATGAAAtctgttattaaaaaagtgtcatgtttttatttatttttgatagaaGGAAACAACGGCCATCTAATAAAAACAGTCGATCTAAGTCAACAAGAACTAATAGACCACAACGTAGAGCGGCCACAATTTCATCTCGTACCTATAACAGTTCATCAGATgaagacgataataataatgatgatgatgatgaagaAGAGGATAGAAAAAGTCGTTTATTGTCCAAAAAACGTATTCAGAACCGTTGTAAATTTTCAGTACGCTTCCAACACAGACCATCAGCACTTTCCTCTATTCCTCGGTCTATGTTACGGCGATCACCACACAGTAATATACTCAACACTCCCAGTAAGATGGATAGTGAAGAAGCTAGTGGTAGTGAAGGAACTCCTCCAGCCCCTTTATCTAATACATGTATGTTAGTAGCTGCTGCAGTTGGACCCCTTGCACCAGGCTTCAAATTTcccaatacaaaaaaagtaacttttcattattaatttgtaattcatttttctataaaaaaaaaaaataaaaaatactttatttatctactgattatattttgtttaggaTTTTGTTAACTCATGGGTGAAGTCTGAAGGTAACTCTCCGACTGGAAGTGAAGACTTCAAACTAGGCGAGTCAGGTTGTGCAAAAAAAAGGTGGCTCCAGCAAGCTATTAGTGAACAaggtattaacaatattaattttaaatttgtatttaagagaaattaatattctttaaatacataatattaattggaatttaattattgatattctaTTTAGATTCAGTCGGAATTAGTAATGGAGATCAACAGGTAGGTCCATTGAAAAAACGACGAATGGCACGAGAATCTATGTCTGATTGTCCATCCCCAACAGTTCCTGGTTCAGGACATATGAATTTTGCTGATGATGATGTTATTGAAGATGAAGAAGTAGAGCAAGCATCTCGTAATATTGCTTCTATTGACTCCAAATTAGCCATATTTGAGGTAAATAAAACATTCTCTtactttcaaaattaaacatttactcatattaatatatttttgtattcagaATAAGAATATACCattaattgatttacaaaAATCATCTAACACAGTAGCCTTAGTTGAATCATTTTTGGGAGAATTTAAACCTGACGATGAAGGTGCAACAGAACTTGTTACACAAGACAAGTCTCATGTTAAAATAGAGGTTGACATAAAAAATGAAGCAGTTGATGATCCTCAGCCAACCCAAGAAACTTTagtcaataaaacaatatctataaaacatgaaaacAAAGTTTCAAATGAAGTCACTGATCATCCTGATACTTCCGATGTCCATTCACCAGATAATAAGCCTAATGATACTTCAAAAGaaactattgaaaaatgtGTAATGCCTGTTATAGAACAACCACCTTCTTCTCCTCCACCACCTCCTCCGCCACCACCTCCAGTCAAGCGAAAGGTAAGATTGTCTTGTGATTATTATGTCAAATAACCTTTatagttaaacattaaaaattgtgtattcCAGCTTTCATTATCTGAGTACAGAAGGCGTAAAGAATCACAGGCAACTGTCACTAAAGAGAAAGATGTTGAAACTGGAGCCAGTGATACTCGACCATCACCATCTGTATCTCCTAATACAACTCTTGCAGCTTATGAAGAGATAACTCAACAAGTTATAGCCAAATCACTTGAATTAGAGTCTAAATTGGCTCTACAATCCAGCCCATCTCTATTTGAAACAACTATATCCAAAGAAGAACCAAAACAATGGGAAAACCTTAATGATAGGTTAAGAAGACAATTTGGAGTCAACATCACTGAAGACTTACCAAAAAGACATCCAAGATTGTCACCTCCACCTGAATTCATACCCACGCCTATTGAGACTTCACGATGtaagaattttgaaattaactatgcccttaaattttaatattttaaagaaaacaattaaaaggatatttagattaatgaaacaaaatgttttttatgaaataatacatttatatttataaatgtattataatatttaatcattaaaattttaagcagaataaataagttatttgtgtaataatttCATCCCCCCCTTCTTATAAGTCTTTTGttcaatataaagtataaaaattatgattatactactatataataaaaaataattgtaaactaaATAACATCCAAGAAATTCAAACTTTTAGAATTCTATTTTCCAAaaacaaaagataaaatataacaaatgacCAATTGccagcttattattattttttattaaaactttttctggccatctatttttattcaattattcatCCAACTGTATTTATGtaccacatttttaattttttttcctaatctatgtaattataattttgtaactagaaatacaaataataaaaaatataagataagtataatatttaataaaattggttGTTTCAGATTCATATTACCATCGCTCAGATGAGCAACTTTATTCTTGCGCGAAAGAGGATTTATTGTTACCATCGGCTGCTGTCCATGACAATGGTCCTCCAAAGCTTTTTAGTCCTCCGTCACAAGCATACTTTTCAACTATGTTTTTTAGACAGCCGCCGCCCCCGCCACCTCCACCGCCACCCCCTGTATGATTTACTGTTGTATTTCATAACAAATgcaatacacattacacaccaataaataattatagtattaattgataaaaaaaataatgaatagattattttttaaatcaactcaactaaaatttatatatatttttttcttttaaataaatgtaaaaatataaaaacaccaAAGTagtgtttttgtgtaaatagatttatttttttccttccATTgtctttttgttaaaatttcattGCTTTCAATTGAATGAAATGGTTCAGTACAATTaagttaattacttttataataattatttat includes the following:
- the LOC113554747 gene encoding histone-lysine N-methyltransferase set-9, producing MESDGNVRTPGSAAYFLVGSSRVPCGPAVSGQLTIPVGRPVSNQDVSGPSLIVQMTPSRSQTQDHHARATVVRTANQPVTMHRFPLQLNHASANHILSPNQHFKQIPVYQRNASSIQMESVRKNVFVSTQVASPQLPYSRVGLTPHMLMTYMPPRNRQSNNQRSRVVPVNRPNPMLRRDHCPSDDELLEVTEHRPVYDAKKPAELIKVEHNYCFVPRVSPQRANQVNGLTSTINVTSGQSCIVSPTVSQIQPQTQYNVVNNNNNKVIQKSVSIPNNVPISTSESLQSLQSLVKHEPQVQVESELSASDHDLDGQGEETDTAPEAVAEGKDNNIKSEEPAITRCICEMEHDDGFMISCDKCLVWQHVDCVLESRNNLPEEYLCERCSPRPFNKEAAAALQHMKLAKRIAMASASHLRHSSDSDLSSELDMPVERTNIQNKRKKYKSRQKNTPKRKPNGLSSSQIKQRRKSGPSPGPRKKGSMTPEKKALAEERKKMLIKRKEMLLEKKRLAAMDKKKKVNQEKKIIQKKKTIDYSTDDEPKLFKADKQNKPHTKSNSEQPVDQLRNWIDKYEEAVTNHYSQELRARLSAIKPNGSVTTGELRTPVKIPISRTKMSLLPSGIKMLVSSSVLTNNQPIVEVRGKFTWTGSLAYKDPIPNRTDPYVFFYVVRFSTDCDIEVCVDCRTYGNDARFVRRSCKPNAELKHYIEKGSIHLYIVANRYIEKNTEITINHQAAVPFKRCNCGDPSTCTASISPIPHITTPPLPVVPKSSSSSPLIDPTVSNSSDDENKPQRNKRTRQQRNMKKPNKKIVKRTLPKVETPPPPPPPLPSLLPHPLTPVKSKEPNGPGRPKSPIKKVETSPEPDLKSNNNDNKLAKRMNEMSREERKMVAIMKAFERMEKKEARKQESRSHKDSDTFNNSSPHNLNRNRVRKSVVKRKQRPSNKNSRSKSTRTNRPQRRAATISSRTYNSSSDEDDNNNDDDDEEEDRKSRLLSKKRIQNRCKFSVRFQHRPSALSSIPRSMLRRSPHSNILNTPSKMDSEEASGSEGTPPAPLSNTCMLVAAAVGPLAPGFKFPNTKKDFVNSWVKSEGNSPTGSEDFKLGESGCAKKRWLQQAISEQDSVGISNGDQQVGPLKKRRMARESMSDCPSPTVPGSGHMNFADDDVIEDEEVEQASRNIASIDSKLAIFENKNIPLIDLQKSSNTVALVESFLGEFKPDDEGATELVTQDKSHVKIEVDIKNEAVDDPQPTQETLVNKTISIKHENKVSNEVTDHPDTSDVHSPDNKPNDTSKETIEKCVMPVIEQPPSSPPPPPPPPPPVKRKLSLSEYRRRKESQATVTKEKDVETGASDTRPSPSVSPNTTLAAYEEITQQVIAKSLELESKLALQSSPSLFETTISKEEPKQWENLNDRLRRQFGVNITEDLPKRHPRLSPPPEFIPTPIETSRYSYYHRSDEQLYSCAKEDLLLPSAAVHDNGPPKLFSPPSQAYFSTMFFRQPPPPPPPPPPPV